GGTCGATTGGTCGATCAATGGGTTAATGATCAAAACGGACTGGACCGCCGGTTTGAGATGATTTCTCGTGATTTGAATGATGAACAAAAAATGGATTTAAAAAGAAAGTGGGCGAGATTTCAGCGAATCGCTTCTAGTGAACGTCGCTTGGAGATGATCGCGCTTGATATCAATGAACATTTCATTAAAAATGTACAAGGCACAGGATTCAAAGCTATGCTGGCGACCAGCAGTAAATACGAAGCGATCAAATATCACTCTATTTTCGAAGAGTACGGCAATATCAAAACCTCTTTTGTCATTTCTGCACCAGACACACGTGAGGGGTATGACGAAGTCGATGAAAGCAACAAGCAGTTTGTCATAGAAGCGTGGAATAAACTCATCAGAAAATACGGTGACGAAGAACGATTTCTTGATAAGATCAAAGATGAGTTTATCGAGGGTGATGAGATCGAATTACTGATTGTCGTTGATAAGCTTTTGACTGGATTTGATGCTCCAAGAGCGGCGATCCTCTATATAGACAAAGAGCTCAAAGAACATAATCTCTTGCAAGCAATCGCACGTGTTAATCGTCTGTATGATGGGAAAGACTTTGGATTCATTGTGGACTATCGCGGACTTCTAGGAAACCTTGACCAAGCTCTGACTTCGTATAGTTCTCTGACAGGGTTCGATGAAGAAGACTTGATGGGTGCCGTAATCGATATAAAAGAAGAAGTGGCGAGAGTTAAAACGTATTATTCTCATCTCAAAGAGCTTTTTGATCCCGTCAACAATAAAAACGATCAAGAGAGCTATGAAGTTTTCTTGGGGGATGAGGAGAAGAGAAAAGAGTTTTACGAGCTCTTATCGTCTTATGCTAGAGCGCTCAAACTCGCCCTCTCAAGTGACAAAATTACCGAAGTCTTCACGAAAGCAGAAATCGAAGAGTATAAAAGGGCTATGAAGTTCTACAGTGAGCTACGCAAAAGCGTCAAAATCCGCTATCACGAAGAAGTAGATTTTGGTAAATATGAAAAGCAGATGCAAAAGCTTCTGGATACATTCATCAGTGCCGAAGAGGTGAATCAACTCACCAAGCTTGTCAATATTTTCGAAGCAGATTTTGAAAAAGAGCTGGATCGGGTGGTTGGGGATAATGCAAGAGCCGATACCATTATCAGTGCCAGCACTAAGGTGATTTCTGAAAGGCGCGAGCAAAATCCGGCGTATTACGACAAACTCTCTCAGCGTATCCAAGAGATTTTGGATGAGTATAAAGAGGGGCGTCTCAGTGATGAAGACAAGCTCAAACACGCGAAAGATATTCGTTCACTATTGATGCAAAAAAATAGTGACGATCTAGACGAATACCCGGAACAAATAAAACATAATCCTACAGCGCGATCTTTTTATGATAACCTGCAAGCATATATGAAAGAAATACCATCGGAAACATTTGTACAAGTTGTAATCAAGGTAGACTCAATCTTCAAAGAAGCATCTAAAAAACCTGATTGGGAAAACAATAACGATGTTAAGAATGCTATTGATCAAGAGATTGACGATTTGCTTTGGGAGTTGGAAAGTACCCACAAAATTAAATTCGCTGACTTAGATGACATCATCGCTCAAGTTCGTTCCATCGGCATAAACAACTATGCAAAGAGATAACATCACCATTGTTTACAAGGATATAAAGCACGCCAATCTAAAGGTCAAACCTAATCAAGAAGTATTGCTAACGGTACCTCTTGATATGACGGATAGGGAAATTGAACATATCCTTCTCAAAAGAGCCAATTGGATCAATCAGCAGCTCGCACTTTTTCAAAAAA
This is a stretch of genomic DNA from Sulfuricurvum sp.. It encodes these proteins:
- a CDS encoding HsdR family type I site-specific deoxyribonuclease gives rise to the protein MKQDIFTELTLQNNTIELLKNMGYTYISQEENVRVRNGKLGEVILKDILLEKLQKINGFEYKGVEYTFSPKNIAKAIEELNVPLNEGLMSANQKISDKLMLGTSYDEELLDGVKKSFSLQYIDFKNPENNIFHVTEEYTISRQITTEVDKTRRPDLVLFINGIPFAVIELKKSSVDAEQGISQMIRNQGKDEIPHLFKYIQLTIAGNNHSPKYATAGTPKKFYAVWEEEEFKNEPNSLIEDRAVSALDKTIFALFSKKRVIEILHSYIIFDNKIKKVARYQQFFAIKEIVKKINVFDNTGRRGGGLVWHTQGSGKSLTMAMLTKVIKRDIAGSKIIVVTDRTDLDRQIHTTFANSEIKAGRANSGHDLIEKLQSGMSVITTLIHKFETVEKEKIVLDDPNIFVLVDESHRTQGGDLHKSMKKVFDNGCYLGFTGTPLLKREKSSIAKFGGLIHKYTIDQAVRDNAVLPLLYEGRLVDQWVNDQNGLDRRFEMISRDLNDEQKMDLKRKWARFQRIASSERRLEMIALDINEHFIKNVQGTGFKAMLATSSKYEAIKYHSIFEEYGNIKTSFVISAPDTREGYDEVDESNKQFVIEAWNKLIRKYGDEERFLDKIKDEFIEGDEIELLIVVDKLLTGFDAPRAAILYIDKELKEHNLLQAIARVNRLYDGKDFGFIVDYRGLLGNLDQALTSYSSLTGFDEEDLMGAVIDIKEEVARVKTYYSHLKELFDPVNNKNDQESYEVFLGDEEKRKEFYELLSSYARALKLALSSDKITEVFTKAEIEEYKRAMKFYSELRKSVKIRYHEEVDFGKYEKQMQKLLDTFISAEEVNQLTKLVNIFEADFEKELDRVVGDNARADTIISASTKVISERREQNPAYYDKLSQRIQEILDEYKEGRLSDEDKLKHAKDIRSLLMQKNSDDLDEYPEQIKHNPTARSFYDNLQAYMKEIPSETFVQVVIKVDSIFKEASKKPDWENNNDVKNAIDQEIDDLLWELESTHKIKFADLDDIIAQVRSIGINNYAKR